TAACCTTGTCCGCCATGGTGCGGTGTCACTTTTAGGGTAACGCCTTTTGGCGCAATACTTTCAAAATGGATTTTAAATAACTGAGTGATTTCTTCCCAATCTTGATGCGGAACCAAACGCATAGAAATTTTAGCATAAGCTTTACTGGCTATAACGGTTTTTGCGCCTTCGCCTGTGTAACCACCCCAAATACCGTTTACATCTAGCGTTGGTCGAATGGAATTGCGTTCGTTGGTGGTGTAATCTGTTTCTCCGTAAACAGCTTCTATATTTAGGGCTTTTTTATAGTTTTCTAAACTGAAAGGCGCTTTTGCCATTTCTGCACGCTCTTTTGCAGAAAGTTCTTCCACCTTATCGTAAAAACCAGGAATGGTAATGTGGTTGTTTTCATCGTGAAGTGAAGCAATCATTTTAGCTAATATATTAATGGGGTTTGCTACTGCGCCACCATACAATCCGGAGTGTAAATCGCGGTTAGGACCCGTAACTTCAACTTCAACATAACTTAATCCTCGTAATCCGGTGGTTATGGATGGCACATCGTTGGCAATCATACCAGTATCGGAAATAAGAATTACATCGTTTTTAAGTTTTTCTTGATTGTTTTTGACAAAAATGGCAAGATTGGAGCTGCCAACTTCTTCCTCTCCTTCAATCATAAACTTTACATTGCAAGGAAGTTGGTTTGTAGATGTCATGAATTCCATAGCCTTTACGTGCATGTACATTTGTCCTTTATCATCGCAAGCACCGCGAGCAAAAATGGCGCCTTCGGGATGTGTATCTGTTTTTTTTATAACTGGTTCAAAGGGAGGTGAGTTCCATAAATTTAAGGGGTCTGGTGGTTGTACATCATAATGCCCGTAAACTAAAATGGTCGGTAGGTTTTTGTCAATTATTTTTTCGCCATAAACAATAGGATAACCGTTTGTTTTACAAATTTCGACACTATCACAACCTGCTTTTTCTAAACTTATTTTAACCGCATCGGCTGTTTTTAAAACATCGTTTTTGTATGCTGAATCAGCACTTATAGATGGCATTTTAAGCAATTCGATAAGTTCGTTTATAAATCGGGTTTTATGTTCTTTGATATAAGATTGGATGTTGTTCATGAAATGATTTTATAATTACTTCAAAAGTACAAAAAAGAAAAGTTTTGTTTAAGATAGATACTTAGTCTTGGTTAATGAATTTTACTATTGAAGTTATTAAACCTTCTATTAATGGTAATTTGGGGTTGCTATACGTTTGAATATTCTTTGTTCTGTCTACATCAGCTTCCTTAAGAACATGATTCATGTTTTTGATAATTACTTTTTTTGCGTTTTTACTGGATTCAGATAGCATTTCAGCATCTTGAATACTTACTTGAATATCGGTAGTTCCTTGAATAATTAAAATAGGAATATTTAATTTTGAAATTTCTAATTGAGGGTTATACTTAAACCACGAAATTAAATAAGGTTGAACGCTGGGGCGAAATAAAGCCGAAAGCATTTGTGGTGGGTTGTTTACGATTTCTCCTTTTTCTAGTTTTTCAATAATTGGTAAAGACATTTCTAAAACCAAAGGCGGTTGTTCCTCTAGTTGTTGTTTTAAAATCTCACCAGCAGGAAATCCTGCCCCAGCTAAAGAAATAAATTTGTTAACTTTTTCATCCTGAGATGCTATCATGCCTATTAAAGAACCTTCGCTATGACCAACAATTATTAAGTTGCTAAATCTAGAGTCTTTCTTAATGAAATTACACCATTCTTTTACATCGTTTATGTAATTTTCAAATCGTAAATCAGCTTCTTTTACAACTGCATTTTTACTTTCAGCAATACCTCGTTTATCAAATCTTATAGAGGCAATTCCTTTTTTAGATAATCCTTCTGCTAATAATTTTAAAGAATTATTTACCATCATCGGGTTGTTTCCGTTTCTGTCTGTTGGGCCAGACCCAGCAATTATTAAAACAACAGGTGTTACTTGAGTAGAATCTGCGATGTATAGTGATCCTTGTATATCTCCGGTTTTGGTGGTTAAAGTAATTGGTTCTTCTTTAGACTGCGAAAAAACTGTATGGCTTATAAAGAAAATAAGTATCAGTAAATTTATTTTTTTATTCATTACGATAAAGATTTCTAAGTGGGTAATTATTTGATGCAATAATTATTATTTAAAAATATAAAAAAAGAATGTTTTTCACCCTTATAAGTTTGCAATTTAAAAATCTTGTTTATATTTGCACTCCTTTAGCGGGCGTGGTGGAATTGGTAGACACGCCAGACTTAGGATCTGGTGCCGCGAGGTGTGGGAGTTCGAGTCTCCCCGCCCGCACTGTAAAGGAAAAGCCGAATCGAAAGATTCGGCTTTTTTTTTAATTTTAGTAGGTGTGCCTCAAAGTAAATAAAGGAGGATCAAGGGGGATCAAGTCATAAACTTGTAGGATGAATCCTTTAGAACTTAGATTAGTTTCTTTAAATTCAACAGGAGTAATATTGATTTCTTTAAAATAAAAATCTTCTCCTTTAACTTCCTGCTGGGTCAGTTCAAAATAAACAATACTCCTAGGCTCTTATTAAATTGAA
The genomic region above belongs to Mariniflexile litorale and contains:
- a CDS encoding alpha/beta fold hydrolase gives rise to the protein MNKKINLLILIFFISHTVFSQSKEEPITLTTKTGDIQGSLYIADSTQVTPVVLIIAGSGPTDRNGNNPMMVNNSLKLLAEGLSKKGIASIRFDKRGIAESKNAVVKEADLRFENYINDVKEWCNFIKKDSRFSNLIIVGHSEGSLIGMIASQDEKVNKFISLAGAGFPAGEILKQQLEEQPPLVLEMSLPIIEKLEKGEIVNNPPQMLSALFRPSVQPYLISWFKYNPQLEISKLNIPILIIQGTTDIQVSIQDAEMLSESSKNAKKVIIKNMNHVLKEADVDRTKNIQTYSNPKLPLIEGLITSIVKFINQD
- a CDS encoding dipeptidase, whose translation is MNNIQSYIKEHKTRFINELIELLKMPSISADSAYKNDVLKTADAVKISLEKAGCDSVEICKTNGYPIVYGEKIIDKNLPTILVYGHYDVQPPDPLNLWNSPPFEPVIKKTDTHPEGAIFARGACDDKGQMYMHVKAMEFMTSTNQLPCNVKFMIEGEEEVGSSNLAIFVKNNQEKLKNDVILISDTGMIANDVPSITTGLRGLSYVEVEVTGPNRDLHSGLYGGAVANPINILAKMIASLHDENNHITIPGFYDKVEELSAKERAEMAKAPFSLENYKKALNIEAVYGETDYTTNERNSIRPTLDVNGIWGGYTGEGAKTVIASKAYAKISMRLVPHQDWEEITQLFKIHFESIAPKGVTLKVTPHHGGQGYVTPIDSIGYQAASKAYQNTFGKTPIPQRSGGSIPIVSLFEQELKSKTILMGFGLDSDAIHSPNEHFGVFNYLKGIETIPMFYKYFTELSK